A single genomic interval of Gouania willdenowi chromosome 22, fGouWil2.1, whole genome shotgun sequence harbors:
- the LOC114456687 gene encoding zinc finger protein Dzip1-like isoform X3 — MFVPKLFLEGVHGDTRRSPAPAPAMTPFKFHMRRESVDWRRIIAVDVDLVVSQVDVEMLQEHISMVTFCSLEGECCVRCRNPIDPSLVKLLRLAQLSLEWLLYSQEVLTYNLVAVEERLTAADRELGQLKKQEEHDIALKPITNNTSLVNSLKTENISLKSENICLKSENISLKSELNRLKEQINEQRQTIEAKTFLEMKQQSQKDLLRATRVSDKAMAQLDRKLDDTKNSLLREMESIYNQNLHALDKVSQNQLVRQEILVNPVDSQQQRDIYKEIQSQTIQMLEQQKKKHSQKWKSRLQGVKAHHKSETDRLMDELSKMQMYQSENHKMSRILRKKKLIIQAQREQIKSIYLNPPIKEEEEQKEEAAEEEEVPVIKSSPAPEPQQKRVSTMRPVSVPILDPIQELSEDSSTISEKSPAKTIPKPELRKEVALTLVRLVESQRTETSGSLTEKKPLLSFIEESDPEMEEVEKQGKVKKKNKLVRKMKILGQKISQSCRRVLSVFRCRKRSTVEESESSSESKESSTEMSSSQEET, encoded by the exons atgtTTGTACCTAAG CTTTTCCTAGAAGGAGTTCATGGTGACACCCGTAGGAGCCCTGCACCAGCACCAGCCATGACTCCATTCAAATTCCACATGCGCCGGGAGAGCGTGGACTGGAGGCGAATCATCGCGGTGGACGTGGACCTGGTGGTGAGCCAGGTGGACGTGGAAATGCTGCAGGAGCACATCAGCATGGTGACCTTCTGCAGCCTGGAGGGCGAGTGCTGCGTCCGCTGCAGAAACCCCATTGATCCCTCCTTAGTGAAGCTGCTGAGGCTGGCTCAGCTCTCCCTGGAGTGGCTTTTGTACTCCCAGGAGGTCCTCACCTACAACCTGGTCGCTGTCGAGGAGCGGCTGACTGCGGCCGATAGGGAGCTCGGGCAGCTGAAAAAGCAGGAGGAGCATGACATCGCGCTGAAGCCCATCACAAACAATACATCTCTGGTCAACAGCCTCAAAACAGAGAACATCAGCCTCAAATCAGAGAACATCTGCCTCAAATCAGAGAACATCAGCCTCAAATCAGAGCTCAATAGACTAAAGGAGCAGATCAATGAGCAGCGGCAGACCATTGAAGCCAAAACATTTCTGGAAATGAAGCAGCAGTCACAGAAAGACCTGCTGAGAGCGACTCGTGTCAGCGACAAGGCGATGGCCCAGTTGGATCGCAAGCTCGACGACACCAAAAATAGCTTGCTCAGGGAGATGGAGTCCATCTACAACCAAAACCTCCATGCTCTGGACAAAGTCAGTCAGAATCAACTTGTCAGGCAGGAGATACTTGTCAACCCTGTGGACTCGCAGCAGCAGAGAGACATCTACAAGGAGATCCAGAGCCAGACCATCCAGATGTTGGAgcagcaaaaaaagaaacacagtcAAAAATGGAAATCCAGGTTGCAGGGAGTCAAAGCTCATCACAAATCTGAGACTGACAGGCTGATGGATGAGCTGAGCAAAATGCAGATGTACCAGTCTGAGAACCACAAGATGTCCCGGATTCTGCGGAAGAAGAAGCTCATCATCCAAGCTCAGAGGGAACAGATAAAGAGCATTTATTTAAACCCACCcatcaaagaagaagaagaacaaaaagaagaagcagcagaagaagaagaagtaccAGTTATCAAGAGTTCACCTGCACCAGAGCCCCAACAGAAGAGAGTTTCCACGATGAGGCCAGTGTCTGTTCCAATCTTGGATCCTATACAGGAGCTGTCAGAGGATTCAAGCACCATATCTGAAAAGAGTCCAGCGAAGACAATACCCAAGCCTGAGCTCAGGAAGGAGGTGGCACTGACGCTCGTCAGGCTGGTGGAGAGTCAGAGAACGGAAACTTCTGGGAGCCTTACAGAAAA GAAGCCTCTGTTGAGCTTCATTGAGGAATCGGATCCTGAGATGGAAGAGGTAGAAAAGCAAGGAAAAG taaagaaaaagaacaaattggTGAGAAAAATGAAGATCTTGGGACAAAAGAT TTCACAGAGTTGCAGGAGAGTATTGAGTGTTTTTCGTTGTCGGAAGAGGAGCACTGTAGAAGAATCTGAATCATCATCAGAGAGTAAGGAAAGTTCTACAGAAATGTCCTCCAGTCAG gaaGAAACCTAA
- the LOC114456687 gene encoding zinc finger protein Dzip1-like isoform X1, giving the protein MFVPKLFLEGVHGDTRRSPAPAPAMTPFKFHMRRESVDWRRIIAVDVDLVVSQVDVEMLQEHISMVTFCSLEGECCVRCRNPIDPSLVKLLRLAQLSLEWLLYSQEVLTYNLVAVEERLTAADRELGQLKKQEEHDIALKPITNNTSLVNSLKTENISLKSENICLKSENISLKSELNRLKEQINEQRQTIEAKTFLEMKQQSQKDLLRATRVSDKAMAQLDRKLDDTKNSLLREMESIYNQNLHALDKVSQNQLVRQEILVNPVDSQQQRDIYKEIQSQTIQMLEQQKKKHSQKWKSRLQGVKAHHKSETDRLMDELSKMQMYQSENHKMSRILRKKKLIIQAQREQIKSIYLNPPIKEEEEQKEEAAEEEEVPVIKSSPAPEPQQKRVSTMRPVSVPILDPIQELSEDSSTISEKSPAKTIPKPELRKEVALTLVRLVESQRTETSGSLTEKKPLLSFIEESDPEMEEVEKQGKVKKKNKLVRKMKILGQKISQSCRRVLSVFRCRKRSTVEESESSSESKESSTEMSSSQVTSDVETDGTMNASLTSLNDVSET; this is encoded by the exons atgtTTGTACCTAAG CTTTTCCTAGAAGGAGTTCATGGTGACACCCGTAGGAGCCCTGCACCAGCACCAGCCATGACTCCATTCAAATTCCACATGCGCCGGGAGAGCGTGGACTGGAGGCGAATCATCGCGGTGGACGTGGACCTGGTGGTGAGCCAGGTGGACGTGGAAATGCTGCAGGAGCACATCAGCATGGTGACCTTCTGCAGCCTGGAGGGCGAGTGCTGCGTCCGCTGCAGAAACCCCATTGATCCCTCCTTAGTGAAGCTGCTGAGGCTGGCTCAGCTCTCCCTGGAGTGGCTTTTGTACTCCCAGGAGGTCCTCACCTACAACCTGGTCGCTGTCGAGGAGCGGCTGACTGCGGCCGATAGGGAGCTCGGGCAGCTGAAAAAGCAGGAGGAGCATGACATCGCGCTGAAGCCCATCACAAACAATACATCTCTGGTCAACAGCCTCAAAACAGAGAACATCAGCCTCAAATCAGAGAACATCTGCCTCAAATCAGAGAACATCAGCCTCAAATCAGAGCTCAATAGACTAAAGGAGCAGATCAATGAGCAGCGGCAGACCATTGAAGCCAAAACATTTCTGGAAATGAAGCAGCAGTCACAGAAAGACCTGCTGAGAGCGACTCGTGTCAGCGACAAGGCGATGGCCCAGTTGGATCGCAAGCTCGACGACACCAAAAATAGCTTGCTCAGGGAGATGGAGTCCATCTACAACCAAAACCTCCATGCTCTGGACAAAGTCAGTCAGAATCAACTTGTCAGGCAGGAGATACTTGTCAACCCTGTGGACTCGCAGCAGCAGAGAGACATCTACAAGGAGATCCAGAGCCAGACCATCCAGATGTTGGAgcagcaaaaaaagaaacacagtcAAAAATGGAAATCCAGGTTGCAGGGAGTCAAAGCTCATCACAAATCTGAGACTGACAGGCTGATGGATGAGCTGAGCAAAATGCAGATGTACCAGTCTGAGAACCACAAGATGTCCCGGATTCTGCGGAAGAAGAAGCTCATCATCCAAGCTCAGAGGGAACAGATAAAGAGCATTTATTTAAACCCACCcatcaaagaagaagaagaacaaaaagaagaagcagcagaagaagaagaagtaccAGTTATCAAGAGTTCACCTGCACCAGAGCCCCAACAGAAGAGAGTTTCCACGATGAGGCCAGTGTCTGTTCCAATCTTGGATCCTATACAGGAGCTGTCAGAGGATTCAAGCACCATATCTGAAAAGAGTCCAGCGAAGACAATACCCAAGCCTGAGCTCAGGAAGGAGGTGGCACTGACGCTCGTCAGGCTGGTGGAGAGTCAGAGAACGGAAACTTCTGGGAGCCTTACAGAAAA GAAGCCTCTGTTGAGCTTCATTGAGGAATCGGATCCTGAGATGGAAGAGGTAGAAAAGCAAGGAAAAG taaagaaaaagaacaaattggTGAGAAAAATGAAGATCTTGGGACAAAAGAT TTCACAGAGTTGCAGGAGAGTATTGAGTGTTTTTCGTTGTCGGAAGAGGAGCACTGTAGAAGAATCTGAATCATCATCAGAGAGTAAGGAAAGTTCTACAGAAATGTCCTCCAGTCAG GTCACATCTGACGTAGAGACAGACGGCACCATGAACGCCAGCCTGACTTCCCTCAACGACGTCAGTGAAACATAG
- the LOC114456687 gene encoding zinc finger protein Dzip1-like isoform X2, with the protein MLLFLEGVHGDTRRSPAPAPAMTPFKFHMRRESVDWRRIIAVDVDLVVSQVDVEMLQEHISMVTFCSLEGECCVRCRNPIDPSLVKLLRLAQLSLEWLLYSQEVLTYNLVAVEERLTAADRELGQLKKQEEHDIALKPITNNTSLVNSLKTENISLKSENICLKSENISLKSELNRLKEQINEQRQTIEAKTFLEMKQQSQKDLLRATRVSDKAMAQLDRKLDDTKNSLLREMESIYNQNLHALDKVSQNQLVRQEILVNPVDSQQQRDIYKEIQSQTIQMLEQQKKKHSQKWKSRLQGVKAHHKSETDRLMDELSKMQMYQSENHKMSRILRKKKLIIQAQREQIKSIYLNPPIKEEEEQKEEAAEEEEVPVIKSSPAPEPQQKRVSTMRPVSVPILDPIQELSEDSSTISEKSPAKTIPKPELRKEVALTLVRLVESQRTETSGSLTEKKPLLSFIEESDPEMEEVEKQGKVKKKNKLVRKMKILGQKISQSCRRVLSVFRCRKRSTVEESESSSESKESSTEMSSSQVTSDVETDGTMNASLTSLNDVSET; encoded by the exons atgttg CTTTTCCTAGAAGGAGTTCATGGTGACACCCGTAGGAGCCCTGCACCAGCACCAGCCATGACTCCATTCAAATTCCACATGCGCCGGGAGAGCGTGGACTGGAGGCGAATCATCGCGGTGGACGTGGACCTGGTGGTGAGCCAGGTGGACGTGGAAATGCTGCAGGAGCACATCAGCATGGTGACCTTCTGCAGCCTGGAGGGCGAGTGCTGCGTCCGCTGCAGAAACCCCATTGATCCCTCCTTAGTGAAGCTGCTGAGGCTGGCTCAGCTCTCCCTGGAGTGGCTTTTGTACTCCCAGGAGGTCCTCACCTACAACCTGGTCGCTGTCGAGGAGCGGCTGACTGCGGCCGATAGGGAGCTCGGGCAGCTGAAAAAGCAGGAGGAGCATGACATCGCGCTGAAGCCCATCACAAACAATACATCTCTGGTCAACAGCCTCAAAACAGAGAACATCAGCCTCAAATCAGAGAACATCTGCCTCAAATCAGAGAACATCAGCCTCAAATCAGAGCTCAATAGACTAAAGGAGCAGATCAATGAGCAGCGGCAGACCATTGAAGCCAAAACATTTCTGGAAATGAAGCAGCAGTCACAGAAAGACCTGCTGAGAGCGACTCGTGTCAGCGACAAGGCGATGGCCCAGTTGGATCGCAAGCTCGACGACACCAAAAATAGCTTGCTCAGGGAGATGGAGTCCATCTACAACCAAAACCTCCATGCTCTGGACAAAGTCAGTCAGAATCAACTTGTCAGGCAGGAGATACTTGTCAACCCTGTGGACTCGCAGCAGCAGAGAGACATCTACAAGGAGATCCAGAGCCAGACCATCCAGATGTTGGAgcagcaaaaaaagaaacacagtcAAAAATGGAAATCCAGGTTGCAGGGAGTCAAAGCTCATCACAAATCTGAGACTGACAGGCTGATGGATGAGCTGAGCAAAATGCAGATGTACCAGTCTGAGAACCACAAGATGTCCCGGATTCTGCGGAAGAAGAAGCTCATCATCCAAGCTCAGAGGGAACAGATAAAGAGCATTTATTTAAACCCACCcatcaaagaagaagaagaacaaaaagaagaagcagcagaagaagaagaagtaccAGTTATCAAGAGTTCACCTGCACCAGAGCCCCAACAGAAGAGAGTTTCCACGATGAGGCCAGTGTCTGTTCCAATCTTGGATCCTATACAGGAGCTGTCAGAGGATTCAAGCACCATATCTGAAAAGAGTCCAGCGAAGACAATACCCAAGCCTGAGCTCAGGAAGGAGGTGGCACTGACGCTCGTCAGGCTGGTGGAGAGTCAGAGAACGGAAACTTCTGGGAGCCTTACAGAAAA GAAGCCTCTGTTGAGCTTCATTGAGGAATCGGATCCTGAGATGGAAGAGGTAGAAAAGCAAGGAAAAG taaagaaaaagaacaaattggTGAGAAAAATGAAGATCTTGGGACAAAAGAT TTCACAGAGTTGCAGGAGAGTATTGAGTGTTTTTCGTTGTCGGAAGAGGAGCACTGTAGAAGAATCTGAATCATCATCAGAGAGTAAGGAAAGTTCTACAGAAATGTCCTCCAGTCAG GTCACATCTGACGTAGAGACAGACGGCACCATGAACGCCAGCCTGACTTCCCTCAACGACGTCAGTGAAACATAG
- the LOC114456689 gene encoding homeodomain-interacting protein kinase 1-like — protein sequence MEEELSMLSKINLLDPDQFNLVKFHERFEYSSYTCLVFELLEMNLLQFLKTKLGSSMYVNQIRPIAKQMLVALQRLQSLGITHNDIKPDNVMLVNTEEDTLQVKLIDFGLAHPSSSITHGKWLQPMGYR from the exons ATGGAGGAGGAG CTGTCTATGTTGAGTAAAATCAACCTACTGGATCCAGACCAGTTTAACTTGGTCAAGTTCCATGAGAGGTTTGAGTACTCCAGCTATACCTGCCTCGTCTTTGAGTTGCTGGAGATGAACTTATTACAGTTCCTCAAAACTAAACTGGGTTCTTCAATGTATGTGAACCAAATCCGCCCCATTGCCAAGCAG ATGTTGGTAGCACTACAGAGACTCCAATCTCTGGGGATCACCCACAATGACATCAAGCCTGACAATGTGATGCTGGTAAACACTGAGGAGGATACATTACAAGTCAAGCTCATTGACTTTGGACTGGCTCATCCATCCTCCTCCATCACGCACGGGAAATGGCTTCAGCCCATGGGCTACAG ATGA